The following coding sequences are from one Rathayibacter sp. VKM Ac-2760 window:
- a CDS encoding ABC transporter ATP-binding protein: MTLEVDARLDARGFDVALRVEPGTTTAVLGPNGAGKSTLVGLLAGLLTADEGRATLSGTTLFDTGRRLHLPPHRRSVALLAQDPLLFPHLSVLDNVAFGPRSTGASRADAAATARTWLDAVDAADLADRRPARLSGGQAQRVALARALAPSPELLLLDEPMAALDVSVAPLLRRMLRRVLPGRTTLLITHDVLDAYTLAERVVVLRGGRVIEDGPTHEVLERPQNPFTAELAALNLLTGVSTGSGLRTDAGVELRGVGLRGVGLRGVELRVADGDALAAGSPAVAAFRPSAVSVGAATPEAPGFNRVRAPIRDLERRGDLIRVRAAGISADLSPAELAGLGAGLGDEVDFAIDPDAVALYPARPPAGGHGG, from the coding sequence GACGCGCGGCTCGACGCCCGCGGCTTCGACGTCGCGCTGAGGGTCGAGCCGGGCACCACGACCGCGGTCCTCGGACCGAACGGGGCCGGCAAGTCGACGCTCGTCGGCCTGCTCGCGGGTCTCCTCACCGCCGACGAGGGCCGGGCGACGCTCTCGGGCACGACCCTGTTCGACACCGGTCGCCGGCTGCACCTGCCCCCGCACCGCCGGAGCGTCGCGCTGCTCGCCCAGGATCCGCTGCTCTTCCCGCACCTCAGCGTCCTCGACAACGTCGCCTTCGGCCCGCGGAGCACCGGCGCGAGCCGCGCGGACGCGGCGGCGACCGCCCGCACCTGGCTCGACGCCGTCGACGCCGCGGACCTCGCCGACCGCCGGCCGGCGCGCCTCTCCGGCGGTCAGGCACAGCGCGTGGCCCTCGCCCGGGCGCTCGCGCCGAGCCCGGAGCTGCTGCTGCTCGACGAGCCGATGGCAGCCCTCGACGTCTCGGTCGCGCCGTTGCTGCGACGGATGCTGCGCCGCGTCCTCCCCGGTCGCACGACCCTCCTGATCACCCACGACGTGCTCGACGCCTACACGCTCGCGGAACGCGTCGTCGTGCTGCGCGGCGGCCGGGTGATCGAGGACGGCCCGACCCACGAGGTGCTGGAGCGCCCGCAGAACCCGTTCACCGCCGAGCTCGCTGCACTCAACCTCCTCACCGGCGTCTCCACCGGCAGCGGGCTCCGGACCGACGCGGGCGTCGAGCTGCGGGGTGTCGGGCTGCGGGGTGTCGGGCTGCGGGGCGTCGAGCTGCGGGTCGCCGACGGCGATGCCCTCGCGGCAGGCAGTCCCGCCGTCGCCGCCTTCCGGCCCTCGGCGGTGTCGGTCGGCGCGGCAACCCCGGAGGCCCCCGGATTCAACCGCGTGCGCGCGCCGATCCGCGACCTGGAGCGGCGGGGCGACCTGATCCGCGTGCGGGCCGCCGGGATCTCCGCCGACCTCTCCCCCGCCGAGCTCGCCGGCCTCGGCGCGGGGCTCGGCGACGAGGTCGACTTCGCGATCGACCCGGACGCGGTCGCGCTGTACCCGGCACGACCCCCCGCGGGCGGGCACGGAGGGTAG